A window from Methylococcus mesophilus encodes these proteins:
- a CDS encoding FG-GAP repeat protein produces the protein MWRRIGGVLLLAAWSFGLGAAEKPAEMPPELKAAVSTDLRKIEAAEGGYASLNPDHGFALRFEQGAVAVGPVGKPGDAKASPAWRWGMKLTGYGTSKAIRPVAPAEAVAAGQRLEYRRGAIVEWYENRPEGLEQGFTLAAPPTPGADILVLGLAIEGGLKPSLDPAGRAVAFRDGAGATVLHYKDLQVVDAAGKSLPARLALAGDGVQIRVDARGAAWPLVVDPLVSSEQILSASDRSLGAYFGVSVALSGDTALVGAFMATSGGFGNAGQAYVYARSGGAWTQQQILYASDRAAGAYFGVSVAVSGDTALVGAYQATSGGIPGAGKAYVFTRSGSTWSQQGAPLYASDRAANAYFGGSAALSGDTALVGAPGATSGGFGQAGQAYVFTRSGTTWTQQGSPLYASDRTTSSLFGISAALSGDTALVGAQNAPSGGFTAAGQAYVFTRSGSTWSQQAILFASDKAASANFGRSVALSGNTSLVGAYNATSGGFGGAGQAYVFIRTGGIWSQQAILSASDKAASASFGQSVALSGDTALVGAYQATSGGFGNAGQAYVFTRGGATWTQQQILYASDRAASAHFGQSAALSGNTTVVGAYWATSGGFSYAGSAYMYTFPCAFGTGITATGSLATSLWKMAAAPCVPASATVASTFGDTGNSPYSNLATASYNDTWGLYTRDAAANAYVFAGTGDAVAPGTGYWIKSSANPANGSIVINGSATPVTASAHCASANGCYAITLTSTASASGLMNLVGNPLPYSIDWASVRLLVDGTTAYTPSDAETNNLMSKSFWIWNGTSYDVYDDATPGMTGALQVFQSLFVKTLSGSNGHTLQLLIPAAPSTTGQAEPAPFSPSRLWDKSVGNGFALAQRVPGRTARHDWDGVRVSQAGSLPTLPWYLGWLDWVVPPAAAGQPQGLAGRAAQSRGHASALASLKAWYVRLSVENLALGYKDSGNVLGQLTDAQVGYDSHDLIEPAPFAAPYLTLVFPHKNWGDKAGNYASDYRPAKGLKPMSWDIEIRADQPGSEVRVSWQGHPRILARCKITDLGTGQTYAATDPSLANGLAVFLADKVQRLTWRYLGGLGRP, from the coding sequence GTGTGGCGGCGAATTGGCGGGGTGCTGCTTCTGGCGGCCTGGAGCTTCGGACTGGGGGCGGCGGAAAAGCCGGCTGAAATGCCGCCGGAACTCAAGGCGGCGGTGAGCACCGACCTCCGGAAGATCGAGGCGGCGGAAGGCGGCTACGCCTCGCTCAATCCGGACCACGGCTTCGCGCTGCGTTTCGAGCAAGGCGCGGTCGCCGTCGGCCCGGTGGGCAAGCCGGGGGACGCCAAAGCCTCGCCCGCCTGGCGCTGGGGGATGAAGCTCACCGGCTACGGCACCTCGAAGGCGATCCGGCCCGTGGCCCCGGCCGAAGCCGTCGCGGCGGGACAGCGGCTGGAATACCGCCGCGGAGCTATTGTGGAGTGGTACGAGAACCGTCCGGAAGGACTGGAGCAGGGCTTCACCCTGGCCGCACCGCCAACGCCCGGCGCAGATATCCTGGTGCTCGGCCTGGCCATCGAGGGCGGCCTGAAGCCCTCGCTCGATCCCGCCGGTCGGGCCGTCGCCTTCCGCGACGGCGCCGGTGCCACCGTCCTGCACTACAAGGACCTGCAGGTCGTCGATGCCGCTGGGAAGTCCCTCCCGGCCCGCCTCGCCCTGGCCGGGGACGGTGTGCAAATCCGGGTCGACGCTCGCGGTGCAGCCTGGCCCCTCGTGGTCGATCCGCTGGTGAGCAGCGAGCAGATCCTCTCGGCCTCGGACAGGTCCTTGGGCGCCTATTTCGGTGTCTCGGTGGCCCTGTCCGGCGACACCGCGCTGGTAGGGGCATTTATGGCCACCTCCGGCGGTTTCGGCAACGCCGGCCAAGCCTACGTCTACGCCCGCTCCGGCGGCGCGTGGACCCAGCAGCAGATTCTCTACGCCTCGGACCGGGCGGCGGGTGCCTATTTCGGCGTCTCGGTGGCCGTATCCGGCGACACCGCGCTGGTGGGGGCGTATCAGGCCACCTCCGGCGGTATCCCCGGCGCAGGCAAAGCCTACGTCTTCACCCGCAGCGGTAGCACCTGGAGCCAGCAAGGAGCTCCCCTTTACGCATCGGACCGGGCGGCGAATGCCTATTTCGGCGGCTCGGCTGCTCTGTCCGGCGACACCGCGCTGGTAGGTGCGCCTGGCGCCACCTCCGGCGGTTTCGGTCAGGCCGGCCAGGCTTACGTGTTCACCCGTTCCGGTACCACCTGGACCCAGCAAGGCTCCCCTCTCTACGCCTCGGACCGGACGACGAGTTCCTTATTCGGCATCTCGGCCGCCCTGTCCGGCGACACCGCTTTGGTGGGAGCGCAAAACGCCCCCTCCGGCGGTTTCACCGCCGCCGGTCAGGCCTACGTCTTCACCCGCAGCGGTAGCACCTGGAGCCAGCAAGCCATCCTCTTCGCATCTGACAAAGCCGCCAGCGCCAATTTCGGTCGCTCGGTTGCCCTGTCCGGGAACACCTCGCTGGTGGGGGCATACAACGCTACCTCCGGTGGTTTTGGCGGCGCCGGCCAAGCCTATGTCTTTATCCGCACCGGCGGCATCTGGAGCCAGCAAGCCATCCTCTCCGCATCAGACAAAGCCGCCAGCGCCTCGTTCGGCCAGTCGGTGGCCCTGTCCGGCGACACCGCGCTGGTGGGAGCGTATCAGGCTACCTCCGGCGGTTTCGGCAACGCCGGTCAGGCCTATGTGTTCACCCGCGGCGGCGCCACATGGACCCAGCAGCAGATCCTCTACGCCTCTGACCGGGCGGCGAGTGCCCATTTCGGCCAGTCGGCCGCTCTGTCCGGCAACACCACGGTGGTCGGGGCGTATTGGGCCACCTCCGGCGGTTTCAGCTACGCCGGTTCGGCCTATATGTACACCTTCCCCTGCGCTTTCGGCACCGGCATCACCGCCACCGGCTCGTTGGCGACCTCGCTGTGGAAGATGGCGGCGGCGCCCTGCGTCCCGGCTTCGGCCACGGTGGCGAGCACGTTCGGCGATACCGGCAACAGCCCCTATTCCAATCTGGCCACCGCCAGCTACAACGACACCTGGGGCCTGTACACCCGCGACGCCGCCGCCAACGCCTACGTGTTCGCCGGCACCGGCGATGCCGTCGCCCCCGGCACCGGCTACTGGATCAAAAGCAGCGCCAACCCTGCCAACGGCTCCATCGTTATCAACGGCAGCGCCACCCCGGTAACCGCCAGCGCCCACTGCGCTTCGGCCAACGGCTGCTACGCCATCACCCTCACCAGTACCGCAAGCGCCTCCGGCCTGATGAACCTGGTCGGCAACCCCCTGCCGTACAGCATCGACTGGGCCAGCGTCCGGCTGCTGGTCGACGGCACCACCGCCTACACCCCCAGCGACGCCGAGACCAACAACCTCATGTCCAAGAGCTTCTGGATATGGAACGGCACCAGCTACGACGTCTACGACGACGCCACCCCCGGCATGACCGGCGCCCTCCAGGTGTTCCAATCGCTGTTCGTCAAGACCCTGTCCGGCTCCAACGGCCACACCCTGCAGCTCCTCATTCCCGCCGCCCCCAGCACCACCGGCCAGGCCGAACCGGCACCGTTTTCCCCCTCTCGCCTTTGGGACAAATCCGTCGGGAACGGATTTGCACTTGCCCAAAGGGTGCCGGGCAGGACGGCCCGGCATGATTGGGACGGGGTGAGGGTGTCTCAAGCAGGCTCTTTGCCGACCCTGCCCTGGTACCTCGGCTGGTTGGACTGGGTCGTTCCCCCCGCCGCCGCCGGGCAGCCGCAAGGCCTCGCCGGCCGTGCGGCGCAGAGCCGCGGCCACGCCTCCGCCCTGGCCAGCCTCAAGGCCTGGTACGTCCGGCTCAGCGTCGAAAACCTAGCCCTCGGCTACAAGGACAGCGGCAACGTCCTCGGCCAACTGACCGACGCCCAGGTCGGCTACGACAGCCACGACCTGATCGAACCGGCCCCGTTCGCCGCGCCCTACCTCACCCTGGTGTTTCCGCACAAGAACTGGGGCGACAAGGCCGGCAACTACGCCAGCGACTACCGGCCCGCCAAAGGCTTGAAGCCCATGAGTTGGGACATCGAAATCCGCGCCGACCAGCCCGGTTCCGAAGTACGGGTGAGCTGGCAGGGCCACCCCCGCATCCTGGCCCGCTGCAAAATCACCGACCTCGGCACCGGCCAGACCTACGCCGCCACCGACCCCAGCCTCGCCAACGGCCTGGCCGTGTTCCTGGCCGACAAGGTCCAGCGCCTCACCTGGCGCTACCTCGGCGGCCTGGGCCGGCCGTAG
- a CDS encoding choice-of-anchor tandem repeat GloVer-containing protein — translation MNTGHSANAGPGIPHQRACRTDGGSYGADQNAGGDRVAAPGAVAGVCRDFDMARGAHPYAAVTFGPDGALYGTTWRGGSADRGTVFRLGLEGAFRVLHDFDGAHGSNPYAAPAFGPDGTLYGTTVNGGESDQGTVYRIDPAGRFGLLHDFERMHGANHYAPVTLGPDGALYGAAWTGAHAGQGTVYRIHPDGGFGVLHHFDGTAGANPYGAPAFAPDGTLYGTAWSGGGLGAGLVYRIDPGGRFCVVRAFDLKRGASPYAGLIAGPDGAFYGTTVAGGRSNAGTIYRLLPDGRFGVLHHFDGKDGAQPFAAVTFGEGGLYGTTRGGGRAGAGTVYRIGPDGRFGILHEFDRAQGAYPYAGITIGPDGTLYGTTANGGGSNIGTVYRIDPAHGFGVLHDFERSPGIYPGLARIFGL, via the coding sequence ATGAACACCGGCCATTCCGCGAATGCCGGGCCGGGTATTCCTCACCAACGCGCCTGCCGTACCGATGGCGGCTCGTACGGCGCCGATCAAAATGCGGGCGGGGACCGTGTCGCCGCCCCTGGCGCCGTCGCGGGCGTGTGCCGCGACTTCGACATGGCGCGCGGCGCGCATCCCTATGCCGCGGTAACTTTCGGCCCGGACGGTGCGCTGTACGGGACGACCTGGCGCGGCGGCAGCGCCGACCGCGGCACGGTGTTCCGGCTCGGTCTGGAGGGCGCCTTCCGCGTGCTGCACGACTTCGACGGCGCGCACGGGTCGAACCCTTACGCCGCTCCGGCCTTCGGCCCCGACGGCACGCTGTACGGCACCACCGTCAATGGCGGCGAATCGGACCAGGGCACTGTCTACCGGATCGACCCGGCCGGACGCTTCGGCCTCCTGCACGACTTCGAGCGCATGCACGGGGCGAACCACTACGCGCCGGTCACGCTGGGGCCGGACGGAGCCTTGTACGGCGCGGCCTGGACCGGCGCCCACGCCGGCCAGGGCACCGTCTACCGGATCCATCCCGACGGCGGCTTCGGCGTACTGCATCATTTCGACGGAACCGCCGGCGCCAACCCCTACGGCGCCCCGGCCTTCGCGCCGGACGGAACCCTCTACGGCACCGCCTGGAGCGGCGGCGGCCTGGGGGCCGGTCTGGTGTACCGGATCGACCCGGGCGGCCGTTTCTGCGTGGTGCGCGCTTTCGACCTCAAACGCGGTGCCAGCCCCTACGCCGGCCTGATCGCCGGTCCGGACGGCGCGTTCTACGGCACGACCGTCGCCGGCGGACGTTCGAACGCCGGCACGATCTACCGTCTCCTCCCCGACGGTCGTTTCGGCGTGCTGCACCATTTCGACGGAAAGGACGGAGCCCAGCCCTTTGCCGCCGTGACGTTCGGCGAGGGGGGGCTGTACGGCACCACGCGCGGCGGAGGCCGCGCGGGCGCAGGGACCGTGTACCGCATCGGCCCGGACGGCCGCTTCGGCATTCTGCACGAATTCGACCGGGCCCAAGGGGCGTATCCCTACGCCGGCATCACGATCGGCCCGGATGGCACGCTCTACGGCACCACCGCGAACGGCGGCGGCTCCAACATCGGCACGGTGTACCGGATCGACCCGGCCCATGGTTTCGGCGTGCTGCACGATTTCGAGCGGAGCCCCGGCATTTATCCCGGCCTTGCCCGGATTTTCGGGCTGTAG